A region of Nocardioides sp. JS614 DNA encodes the following proteins:
- a CDS encoding HAD-IIA family hydrolase yields MAAMTTRPVETWLTDMDGVLVHEEVPIPGAQEFIEALKASQRRFLVLTNNSIFTPRDLRARLLGSGIDVPEEAIWTSALATAQFLDDQRPRGTAYVVGEAGLTTALHDIGYVMTDRDPDYVVLGETRTYSFEAITRAIRLVAAGARFIATNPDASGPSQQGMLPATGSVAALISTATGRRPYFIGKPNPLMMRSALNRLEAHSETTVMVGDRMDTDIISGLEAGLRTILVTTGSTRPEQVSTFPYRPTRVVDSVADLLELVDPRPDAG; encoded by the coding sequence ATGGCGGCCATGACGACTCGCCCCGTGGAGACCTGGCTGACCGACATGGACGGCGTGCTCGTGCACGAGGAGGTGCCGATCCCGGGCGCCCAGGAGTTCATCGAGGCGCTCAAGGCCTCGCAGCGCCGGTTCCTGGTGCTGACCAACAACTCCATCTTCACCCCGCGTGACCTGCGCGCCCGGCTGCTCGGCAGCGGCATCGACGTGCCCGAGGAGGCGATCTGGACCTCCGCGCTGGCGACCGCGCAGTTCCTCGACGACCAGCGCCCGCGCGGCACGGCGTACGTCGTCGGCGAGGCGGGCCTGACCACGGCGCTGCACGACATCGGCTACGTGATGACCGACCGCGACCCGGACTACGTCGTGCTGGGGGAGACCCGCACGTACTCCTTCGAGGCGATCACGCGGGCGATCCGGCTGGTCGCTGCCGGGGCCCGCTTCATCGCCACCAACCCCGACGCCAGCGGGCCGAGCCAGCAGGGGATGCTGCCGGCCACCGGCTCGGTCGCGGCGTTGATCAGCACCGCGACCGGGCGGCGGCCGTACTTCATCGGCAAGCCCAACCCGCTGATGATGCGCAGCGCGCTGAACCGGCTCGAGGCACACTCCGAGACGACCGTGATGGTCGGGGACCGGATGGACACCGACATCATCAGCGGCCTGGAGGCGGGGCTGCGCACCATCTTGGTGACCACCGGCTCCACCCGCCCCGAGCAGGTCTCGACCTTCCCCTACCGGCCGACCCGGGTGGTCGACTCCGTGGCCGACCTCCTCGAGCTCGTCGACCCACGCCCCGACGCCGGCTGA